The sequence TGTAAGAGTTATATTGATCTGTACCTATCCATTTGCAAAAACCGTTTTTTTCTCCCAGCTGCTCAAAGCTGTTATCAAATTGTAGCATACTCTTTTCTAGtaatcctttattttttttaggtaaatgTGTTTGGTAAATTAGGTAGAATGGTACTCTTTTCTAGTAATCTTGAGGAAGACAAATTGCTTATCAAAAAATCCTGAGGAAGACAAATTAAGATGGAGGgcaaaagaaaagattgataacaaaaatgagAATGATACTAGAAAATGTTAATTAACTTGATTCACTATCTTCTGCATTAGAACTCCAATTAATTAACTTGATTCGCTATCTTCTGCATTAGAACTCCAACGTGGTCTGTTCTGGTTGATTTTATGGAATTGTAGTCAATTTGAGATGACTAATCTCCAAGAATGAGGAAAGAAAAggaatttttggtttgattttctgtTGCCTCTTATTTCTCATTACTTTAAATACATACCAAGTAACAAGGACAGATAACAATGACAGTTATAATCCCTTAGCCGAAACTAGATAATAACTATAAGACTATAACACCTATCcttctaaataataatagtaatctAATAACAAACGATGATAACAAAAGATAGAAAGCAATCTAATCTCCTAGTCACATGCAACTGAAGGAGTCCTTTATTGAACTAAACTCTAGGAGGCAATCTTAACACAATGATACAAGAAAAAATGTAGAACTAACTTTATTCCTTGTCTTCTGATTTAGAGATTTAGAACTTCAATGACTCCCATAAGCACCTTGTTTGAACTCCCACCAGTCCCTCTAGCCTTCCTGGCCTCTTCCCCAACCTTCCTGGCTCTATCTCTCAGTTTCTCATTTTTCATCAGTTCCCCAATCTTTCTTTCAATCTCTTCCCCCTTCACCAACCGCTCCACACCCCAACCCCAATCCCTTGCCCATATCCCCAACCCTGCATTCTCCACAACTTCTGCATTTACCCTTTGGTCCCCATGTTGTGGCCATGCAAGCAAAGGCACTCCTCTTGAAGCTGCTTCCATTACTGAATTCCACCCACAATGATTTATGAACCCTCCAGTGGCAGGATGTGCTAAAATCTCTTGCTGGTTCACCCATCCCTTTACTACAATTCCTTTGTTTTGTGTTCTTTCTAAAAATGAACTGCCAAGTAGGTCTTCCAGCTCTTGGTTATCTTCTTTATCGACTTTACTGCTCTTGATTACCCACAGGAATCTACACCCATTTCTCTCTAGCCCATCTGCCAGTTCTCTTATTTGATCTTTTGACATGGCTGTTCTGCTTCCGAAGCTCACATAAACTACAGATTCTTCTGGTTGGTTGTCTAGCCATGGCAGACTCTGGAATTGATCCTTACTAAGCTCATAAGGTTCTAACGGTCCAATTGGAAGGATTGGTGGGAGATTGGACAAAGCCCTGCCACTGTTGACTGCAGCAAGAGTTTCTGGTTCAAACCAGTCAAATGTGTTTATTATGATTCCTTTTGCTTCTGAGAAGGCTGGAGCATTTGAAACTATATGTGCTGTAAAGAGATGATTTGGGTCAAAGAATGGTGGGGGAATGCTTGATATGGACAGAGGGGTCAGTCCTGGGATATTGACTTCAAAAGAACTGCTACTAAGTTTAGCAGGCTCTGAAGTGAGTATTGGAAGATATGCcataagagaaaaaaatctGACTGAGGTGGTGGAGACAATATAGTTGGGAATGGCAAGATCAGCAGCAAATTGTGTGATACTAGAAGCTAAAGAGAAGTCAGAAAAGATGGCAGAGAAAGATGGAGATGCAGATGATAACAAAGGATGGAGAAGATGGGCATGGCGGCTGATGGCTGCAAATTGGAGAAAGAAAGGGTCATCAGTGCTGGAATTGGAGTGGTGGGAGGGAGTGATTTGGTAGTTGATATGCTTGAGTTGTGGATGGGTGGAAAGGAACAAGGAAGTGTAAGTGGATTCTGTAGCAGACACTGTTGGATGGGCTGTGAATAGAGTGACCATACAGTTCTTGGATAACAGCATGGAAGCAATCCTGAGGAAGGGGGTCAAGTGACCCATTCCAGCACTTGGAAAGAGGGCTATGTGGGGAGGAGTTTGGGAACCAATGTTGTCTGCCATTGTTGGTGGTAAAGACTAAAGAGGTTTGTCTGTAGATTGACTCCTACTCCTTGCCTTGGATGATAGAGttgatttttgttatcaattggTGGTAGGGATATGATATGAGTAGATAGATAGATTTCTTGGTGAAGCATATGCTTCATGTGAAACAATCTTAACCAAATGCTTCAGTCTTCACCAACTAGTGAAGACGCAGTGGCCAACATTGTATGAGAAGTTTTTAAATGGTCAGTGTCACTGACTTTTGGGCTTTAAGTAATTACCTGTAAGCTGTAATGCATAGGGCAAAAAATGATTAgttgttttttgaattgtttaCTGAATTATTTGTCTTTCACTCTACTACAtgcatttattaaaattaagatatattatatatacttgttgataatattaaaatttagatttataGTAAAGTAAATAGGTACATTTTGTATTATATAGGAATTGATGCAAGACTTTTGACGATCAGTTTATATAAGAATTGTTGTTGAGAATGCaggaaagagagaggagaaataAAAAGTGGAATTAAGAATGGAGTGGGTCTGACTATCATTGGTGatgacattaatttttattatatgaattGTGTTTCACAATGAACgtacacatttttcaaaaacctaCTCATCAGATCTACAAAAAGTTTGAGCTTCTtaaattgttgaaattaaaaagtggcaaaagtaaaataatcatacaattttatgttattgaaaaaggGATTGATAGagtgtcaaaaaagaaaagaaaaagggattgATAGTGAACTTTCAAAATCAATCCAGATTTTGCcgcaacaaaagaaaatgaaaagaattaaaaattcagTCATTGATTACTCTTCGTGGAAGAATTAATAGGGTCACATTCAACCCATATAGAAGTtcccaaaggaaaaaaataataattaaaaaaaaaaaaaaatcaaacatagcTATAAAAATCAACATCATGAATATATGTGAGTGAGTAGATTGGAAGGAAAAGAAATGTTTGctggaaaaaatgaagaagaagagtgtGAGTGTTATGTATGAGTAATGAAAACGTGACCGTATCGTATCATCCATCCAAAACGCTATCCGTTTAGTGCTGCAGCTTGCTTACCAACACAAAACCccctcactcactcactcactcacatgatttttttctgcttcatctctctctctctctctctctctgtgttacTTCTTTCTTGGCGCCAAATTCTTCAGACTCTGTGTctctgtgtgagagagagagaaagcaataATAAGAAATGAGCAAAAGCCTCCTAGTCCGTACATCACTGAGTTCGCTGCGACTCCTCCGAAATTCGTCCTCCATCTCCAGctccttctcttctcttctctctcttcttccgaATCCTCCTCATCAAGGTAATCTCTTTCTCTATTATCATATGATTTGAAAttcattttgttaatttgacattatgaatttaattattaggGCTCAGAATCGTTCTTCCCTACAACTACAAAATAGTTGCTTCAACTTCAAGACCTTGTTCTCATGTTGCTGCTGCCTCTTGTTCTTCCTCTGAATCTGAGTCTGAGTCTGAGATCAACGATGACCCCTCCAAAGTCGAACACCTCCTCTCAAACCCAGACGACGTCGCACGCCTCATGAAGATGGAGCGCCGCTGTGATCAGAATGCCAATGCCGATGGAGGCCGCAGCCGCAGCCGCTGGTTCCCATACCTTGACGAGTTCAGGTGTGGGGCCCAATGCCTGAACAGCGCCGAGGTTCTGGAGGCTCTCAGTCCCCACATTTTGGACATGAGGAAGGACAAGTTTCGCAATGTCGTCACCAACCGCACCTATTCCCTCTGCTTGGTCGTTGAAGGTCTCTGTGATTTCGGCAATGTCTCCGCCACTTTTCGCTCTGCCGACGCCCTCGGTTTCCAGTCTGTCCATGTCGTCTCTTGCGATTCCAAAAGGTAagcaagtttttgttttgttttgtttaggaaTATCATTGATTGTTTTTGTGCTTATCATTagttaactatttttttttttctttctcatttcttcTTAAACCATATAAAAAGGCATGTTTGATGTCACTTGGTGGGTTTTATGAATTGCATTTGCCTcctgttttaaaataaaatgaaaccttcttttttcatttgtgTTGATGATGGTTGCAATTATTTTGTCATGGTACatttaattattgaatattttgatCCAAAACTACTTTTATCTCTTTGCCAACAACACCTTCATTCTTGTTCCAGGTATAAAGATAACCGCCATGTTAGCATGGGTGCGGAGAAATGGTTGGACATTGAACTTTGGAGCTCCATCCATGAGTGCTTTAAAGTTCTTAAGTCACGTGGTTATCGAATTGCAACTACGCATGTGGGAATGGATGCGGTACTGATTAATCTTTCTGCAGTGCTTTCAATAATTACAATCAGGTACTGAAATCTAAGCCCATCTTGTGTTTGGCTCACTCTTTCGTCTATGTATGCTTAGGTATCCATTTACGACATGGATTGGTCACACCCAACTGCGATAGTTGTTGGAAATGAGAACAGGTGATTACCTTCTGTTGCAGcaatttttattctcaaaattatgatgtaaattataattttaaccTTTTAGTTTCAGCTGATGTTCTAATTTAAGCCCTCACCAATGAGCTTTAAGTCTTTAACTCAAATGGCATTTCCTTTATTTGAAACTTCAAAGTAAGGTCTCACTAGTACTAACTTTTAGCAATCCAAAAAAATCAGTGTTTTGTTAAAGACATCTGACATAGGACAGATTGGGGATTCTGTTTATGGTGCAGTTGCCATAAATTGAGGATTTATAGTTTAGAGTTTTGAAAAGAAAGGTTAGGGGTTCAAAGAATGACTAGGGTTTTGGcaggaaaagaaacaagtttaTTATAAGGTTGTACAAGAGGTATGAAGAAACTGAGATTGATTCTGTCCCCCAGTTATGGATAATATGCATGAATAAGAGCATAAATAGCTTGTTTGAAACTGATATTGAGACTGGCTTTATTCATAGATTGTTAACAGTCATGTGGATAGTGTGTGTGTGAACAGTACAGTACTAGCAAACTATGCTTGTgcatgaaaaaagaagaataagaaaaaagggACTTATTTTTAAACCAAGAATGCTTCTAACTTCGTAACTCCAAGGGGTAGCACAATTGATTGGGAACCACGCCTCATGAGACTGGGGTCGCTAGTTCCATTCTCCTTTTCTCCTTCCTCTTGGGGCCAaaatttacttatcaaaaaaagataatgaatgCTTCTTACATGGCTTTACCTTACTCTTAGGCTTCCAAAGAGGATTTTTCTTCTCTAGCCGTGCAATTGTTTGACCCTTAcccttttttctttgaaatataTTCTGAGTTTTTGATAATCTCTATTCTCATTGAATGTGACAAGTCCTACAGATGCGCTTTAGTGACGGGCTACTATGTTGTGCACAAGAAAGATAGCCtacatcatttaatttttaagtctGCTTGGCCTCAAGATAGTCAtttctttcatattttcttGCAAATTATAGTTTTCTGAAATCTGTATTAATCGTTGAGATTGGCTACTCTCTGCTTCCAGGGGGATAAGTGATGAGGCTCTGGAGTTGTCAGATTTGCATTGCAGTATTCCAATGAAAGGTATGGTGGACTCTTTCAATGTTTCAGTTGCTGCTGGCATCCTCATGCACCACGCTGTTTGCGACAGAACATCACGACTGGTAATGGCTATTCTGTGCACTCAGCAGCAGAGTAGAGAAAATCAGGctgtttcttattttgaaaatgagttCATGACTGTTATTTTATGCTGACTAATCATTTTATCTTAAAATCAGTTCAAATATATTTAGTATCCATATTTAATGAACCTGTGGCTGATGCCCTGGCAGTTAGCATATTTTCAAAGCTTCCATACTAAAACTCAATGGCTCATAGCTATTTAACCTGGTTAAAAATCCTAGTACATTTGTGAGGAAATCCATGAGAGAAACCGAATTATTAAATATGTTTACCTATGTCCAAATCTTGTTGGAGTATCTGCTTTGTCTTTTTAAACATACTAGCGGCGTGCTCAATATTTTCAGTAGCCTGTTGGGATCATCGTTGTAAGGGCAAAGCCAGGCTAACTGTTGAGTGAATAAGTTCATAGTGAAGAACTTCAATATCTATGTCATCAAATCACTTTTGCATGGTAGTTATGTTAAGCTGCAGATTCTGTATCTGCAttccattttcaattttcagaaTTTAATAAATGCTGCACCATGTTTGCAGGGCTGTCATGGTGATTTGACCTCAAAAGAAAGCCAAATTTTGCTTGCAGAGTTCTCTTTGCGTCATAGCAAGAGTGCGCTTAGCATTGCTCGCGAATATGCCAAGCGAAAGGCAGTTATGTGCACACCTAAGCTGTGATAAAAAATTTCCAGTTCAACCATTTaagaaattctgcagaaaaagaCTTCAAAATAGTTGCAAGGAATTCAAAATGGTACTCTTTTAGCCATCCTGGAGGCAGAAGTAATTTTCTTGACAAATCTTTGTATGATGTGACCGCTCAGGTGAGAAAAGGTAATATGGGGGGCTTACTTACTGGAAAGGCACAACCTTGGGGACAAGGATTCTGATGCAAAGGCCAAGGATTGCCCATTTTggttataaaattattagggAAATATATGTTGCCAAGTGAGTTTTGCATGTTCTCTTTCTTATATTAAACTTCCATGTTCAGAGTTGTCGTATGCATTTACCTCATCCTATAGCTCAAAAATGTCATCATTCTTCAACATAGTTCACCTTGATCTGGTAGCCATCTCTGTTCTGGTTGATTTGTATCCTAAATGCAATGATTTGTATCCTAAATTCAATGATTTGTATTCTAAATGCAACAACGTAGTCCAAGCTATGGAATTGGTTGATGGCATGGAGAACAAGGCATTTTCTCTAAAATGAACTTGCTTTTTGTTGATGAAAATTTTTCTGGGCATTTTAAGTAACTTATTAAATTGAGATTGTTGGAATTGCAACGTGAGAATTGAGAACTCAAGTTCTTAATCTTTGGTGTCAAATTAATATGCAGAAGGTGGAAAATGGGATGAAGTAGGTATAGGGGTTACCAATTGGGGGCCCTCCATTCACCACTCCCATGGGCCATGGGATGGTCTAGTctaatagagaaatataagctGGTGTGTGAGATGTGAATCCCTCTTGAATGAGATTACCTAAATTAACATTTAAATCTTCATTTTTGAACATAAAGGTTACATATTTGTGACTGATTTTGCTTGTTAAAAGAGAAGACATTAAAGTGGGGAAGCTGGCACAATGATTTTTATTCTGGTTTTCTCATAAACTTAAATTAAGGGGAAATGTCTTCGACAATTGATGTGAATGAGAAAATCTAACTATATTATCTAAGGACAATTAAATGGTAAAACTTAAGTACAATCCTTTAAGTGCAATACATTAGGTTtgtcaattaaatttaaacacatagTTACATTaaattcaattgttttttgaaaagattGTAGAGTTTGTATTTTAAGGGTTAATTACCCCCTTAACTATTGAGTCTTTTGCAACTCTCCAGAGGAAGGTAATTTAATCAATTCAACATGGAATATTaaaggaatcaaaagattcTATTAGGTCTTATTAATAAAGTAGACGGCAAGTGACTCTTGCTTATTTCCAATAGTTGAGGTGAGCCATTGGTCGATTTTATAGTTTATGGGGACATTATTAATGCCCTTAGTGCAATTAACCCTTGAATTTGATTAGAAAACCTGATGCAATGCACCTAATCATCTTTAACTGtctttgaaaattatttcaaaataatttttaaccaTTGTGGACAGATTTTCGCCCATTCTcttcaataaataaatcttGCTCGGAACTAATTTGAGTATCCAGTACAAACTCCCCAACCACACAGAACTTCCTAATGGCAGTAGACTATAAGACGGCGTTAGGTAAACCCTCTTTGATGGTTTTAACAATGTAGACCCATATCATCGTTTTCTGTTCAGATCCCCCTTATCCCCTCTATTCACTTTGACAAAGATTTAGTGTTAACTGTTAGAGACGCATATGTtattaaaacaacaaaacataGTTCGGCAATTATAAGTTAAGTTCCTTCttacttatttttcttacataaaatctttacaaaaaaaataaaaataaattaaactctaaaaataaatatgatatgactttcattaaaataattacaatCCATTTTAAGTTCAAGATACTATACAGATATTTCAATCAATTAACATCTCACTGTTTGTTGTTTGTATTGTCACCTTAGCACTTTCCATGCTAAGACTTTCCCCttgcttcttcctttcttggGACTTGATAAAACCTTCAATTCTTGCCTTCAATTCCGTGTTTGGAATCAGCAGATCCGCCGTAAGATGTGACCGGTTAAAAGGGTCCGACTGCATATCATATCAAATATATGAGAACAATTTTGGATAAAAACTCTCCATCTCATTTTGTTTGCCCACTATTCCATTGTTAGATGACCAAAAATGTTGTCCACTTTCAAACATCACATCAATAGACAAATTTTATTGCGTCCCTATAATTTTGCAAACAGATAGCTTTTTATTTCAAAGATAATGCATAAAATGGCAAGTTCTTCAAAAATTGGAAGATAGACAAACAATTTAGCAGGGAGAacatatatttgtgtgtgtgaagAGCAGTAAacttagataaataaataaaaattaaaaaaaaaaaaaaaagtgaagattACATTATCACTAAGAAGATGCCTTTGAATGACGGGTCGGTCTACAGTGATCCTTGAAGAAGGTAATATAACTGGATCCTTCATCAGAGTGTACTgccaccaaaataaaaatcacaggTTAAAAAAAATGCGGGGGGGAGGGTTTAAGTGCATGTCAAACACTACCCATAAGTTACCAAAAGAATGACCAAAATCAAGGGAGCAAACATACCTGAATTGGGTCGAGAAATTCATCAGGTATCTCCCCAAGAACAGCTTCAGTGTCCATTGCCTCAGAAGCTGCAACTTTGGCCTTGGCACCTAGCTCAATAAATTTCTGTATTACCCTCCCATCTTCACCAATTCTTCGAAGAACATCTGCTGCAGCACTAAATAACTGGAGCAAGCTCCAATTGACAATTTGTGTTCAGCCAACAATATGATTCAAAAGAGTTGCAGAACCCAATACAAAGGCCAAACAATATCTGTAAAAATAGAGCTTCATGAACTCTTTGCACAGCTGAATTACCTGCTCATTGTATGATCGACCATCCTTAGAAATGGCAGCTGGGAAAATGTTCTCCGTATCGCCCTTTGCCAGATGAACATATATGCAGACAATcttcaaaaaaatcatttaaagtCAGTGGCTGTATTACTGTCCTGTCTGTAAAAGCATTATGCATAaaagaccctttttttttcttccaaatcaGCTTGTATCACTTTTCCATTGAAGGATTAAAAAACTTTCAACCTCTGCCAAATCAGCACTAAGCTTTACACCACACTAGATTGTGCATCTCAAGCACAGCTCCAAtacaagggggaaaaaaaataaaacaaacttaccttttgttttaaaaaaaccaCCATGAGATTGATATTCTCCAATTGTATCATCCAAGCGGAGAGGAAAATAAAAGAGTATATTTGTGCATGCAGACAAGCTCAAACTCTCTGAGTCCTACCCAACTTCAGCAGATAACAACAATGACAATTGTGTTTCCTTGTCCATAAATTTGGAAGTCAATCAGAATAAtcaaccccctttttttttgggataatgtAGGGAACTTACTAAGGAAGAGCCCTTTGGACTTTTGCCTCTAGCTAGTAAAATCTACGGGAAATTTACTCCACCCACCAGAACCAGTTGGGTAATCCAAGAGCATTCACTCCTGACAGGCTATTAGGCTAAGCAGTTTATGCTCATGCTCAGGAGCAatcaaacctaaaaaaaattaaagaacatttCACTTTGAACAACAGTGCAGACACAGACGACAGTGATCACATGATTAACTGGTGGCCACTATTCTAGAGTTCAC is a genomic window of Quercus lobata isolate SW786 chromosome 2, ValleyOak3.0 Primary Assembly, whole genome shotgun sequence containing:
- the LOC115975566 gene encoding UDP-glycosyltransferase 13-like, whose protein sequence is MADNIGSQTPPHIALFPSAGMGHLTPFLRIASMLLSKNCMVTLFTAHPTVSATESTYTSLFLSTHPQLKHINYQITPSHHSNSSTDDPFFLQFAAISRHAHLLHPLLSSASPSFSAIFSDFSLASSITQFAADLAIPNYIVSTTSVRFFSLMAYLPILTSEPAKLSSSSFEVNIPGLTPLSISSIPPPFFDPNHLFTAHIVSNAPAFSEAKGIIINTFDWFEPETLAAVNSGRALSNLPPILPIGPLEPYELSKDQFQSLPWLDNQPEESVVYVSFGSRTAMSKDQIRELADGLERNGCRFLWVIKSSKVDKEDNQELEDLLGSSFLERTQNKGIVVKGWVNQQEILAHPATGGFINHCGWNSVMEAASRGVPLLAWPQHGDQRVNAEVVENAGLGIWARDWGWGVERLVKGEEIERKIGELMKNEKLRDRARKVGEEARKARGTGGSSNKVLMGVIEVLNL
- the LOC115975568 gene encoding uncharacterized protein LOC115975568; its protein translation is MSKSLLVRTSLSSLRLLRNSSSISSSFSSLLSLLPNPPHQGLRIVLPYNYKIVASTSRPCSHVAAASCSSSESESESEINDDPSKVEHLLSNPDDVARLMKMERRCDQNANADGGRSRSRWFPYLDEFRCGAQCLNSAEVLEALSPHILDMRKDKFRNVVTNRTYSLCLVVEGLCDFGNVSATFRSADALGFQSVHVVSCDSKRYKDNRHVSMGAEKWLDIELWSSIHECFKVLKSRGYRIATTHVGMDAVSIYDMDWSHPTAIVVGNENRGISDEALELSDLHCSIPMKGMVDSFNVSVAAGILMHHAVCDRTSRLGCHGDLTSKESQILLAEFSLRHSKSALSIAREYAKRKAVMCTPKL